The DNA region TTGCACGATCCTGGTGTTATGACGCGGTAATACCAGCCAGTAAGGCCAGTTTCAAAGATGTGAGTAGCCATATTTTCATTGCCCCATCTTTTTGAGAGCTTAAAGCAAGGCTTTCTAGGCTGCGATACTTGAAGCACAAGTGAGCCGATTTTATGTATATCACCTACACAGACACTACTCTCATCGAGTCCATCAATGCATAAATTCTCACCCATAGCTCCATAAGCCATATTTTTTAATCCTAAAAAACTCTCCCAATCGGCGTAATTTGCAAATGAATTTGCAAAAACTGCCTTTTCAGGGCCGCCATGGTGCTTTGTATCAGCGACACTATCACCCACAAAGCCAAGTTCATTTGCGAAAATTTCGCCATT from Campylobacter concisus includes:
- a CDS encoding MOSC domain-containing protein produces the protein MAIVKALLIGEVKNYGSQSATNKLNTPWSSAIFKVAQNGEIFANELGFVGDSVADTKHHGGPEKAVFANSFANYADWESFLGLKNMAYGAMGENLCIDGLDESSVCVGDIHKIGSLVLQVSQPRKPCFKLSKRWGNENMATHIFETGLTGWYYRVITPGSCKVGDVIEVIEKDPVYMSILEVNRLFYAPNKNLNLLEKFNSLTTIPKSWYSDMERRIQGIYSTEYMRNL